One Capsicum annuum cultivar UCD-10X-F1 chromosome 2, UCD10Xv1.1, whole genome shotgun sequence genomic window carries:
- the LOC107854435 gene encoding uncharacterized protein LOC107854435 isoform X1, which translates to MRIRKHAKISPLLYTCSPFPGPHLCQLNQSPWDVITFPDDNNIIDQQPLLVAPPPPASSSYQLDGYDCRVVNETFSDSQQSITSMKLDDNGETKKMNFLDNNIADVPADCSDFEKDEEMVDGDNNVTTMCVKNDGKGWQCSREAKRGHNLCEHHFAQGKKHCSSNNSAQYSTTAAANSDTEIKQTVAMVAEPTPSSRGRPHRPKKSSSSEYYYYSGFGPLWGKKRGPSTGKNNNNTAPPVAGAAAIYSSHDSTTQGGQSSSPQMDDEGAEHVEDEDDDGEEVENCKLIKRARKPIKARSLKSLM; encoded by the exons ATGAGAATAAGGAAGCATGCCAAAATTTCCCCGCTCCTCTACACTTGCTCTCCATTCCCCGGTCCTCACCTCTGTCAGCTCAATCAGTCTCCATGGGATGTTATCACATTCCCCGACGATAATAATATTATTGACCAGCAGCCACTACTTGTTGCTCCTCCACCACCGGCTTCTTCTTCTTATCAG TTGGATGGATATGATTGCCGTGTTGTAAATGAAACCTTTTCTGATTCTCAACAGAG CATCACGTCAATGAAGTTGGACGATAACGGGGAGACgaaaaagatgaattttttaGACAATAATATCGCTGATGTGCCTGCTGATTGTAGTGATTTCGAGAAAGACGAGGAGATGGTAGATGGAGATAATAATGTTACAACAATGTGCGTCAAGAATGACGGGAAGGGATGGCAATGCAGTAGAGAGGCAAAAAGAGGGCATAATTTATGTGAGCACCATTTTGCTCAAGGGAAGAAGCATTGCAGTAGCAACAACTCAGCTCAATATTCTACTACTGCTGCTGCTAACTCCGACACCGAAATAAAGCAAACTGTGGCGATGGTGGCCGAGCCAACTCCGAGTTCTCGCGGCCGCCCTCATCGTCCTAAGAAATCATCGTCTTccgaatattattattattctggtTTTGGTCCTTTATGGGGCAAGAAAAGAGGTCCATCTACTGggaagaataataataatacagcACCACCCGTAGCAGGAGCAGCTGCAATCTACTCTAGTCATGACAGTACTACTCAAGGGGGACAATCTTCGTCTCCTCAAATGGATGATGAAGGAGCTGAGCACGTTGAAGATGAGGATGATgatggtgaagaagttgaaaactgTAAGCTGATCAAAAGAGCCCGTAAGCCCATCAAAGCCAGGTCACTCAAATCTCTAATGTGA
- the LOC107854435 gene encoding uncharacterized protein LOC107854435 isoform X2 produces the protein MRIRKHAKISPLLYTCSPFPGPHLCQLNQSPWDVITFPDDNNIIDQQPLLVAPPPPASSSYQLDGYDCRVVNETFSDSQQSDFEKDEEMVDGDNNVTTMCVKNDGKGWQCSREAKRGHNLCEHHFAQGKKHCSSNNSAQYSTTAAANSDTEIKQTVAMVAEPTPSSRGRPHRPKKSSSSEYYYYSGFGPLWGKKRGPSTGKNNNNTAPPVAGAAAIYSSHDSTTQGGQSSSPQMDDEGAEHVEDEDDDGEEVENCKLIKRARKPIKARSLKSLM, from the exons ATGAGAATAAGGAAGCATGCCAAAATTTCCCCGCTCCTCTACACTTGCTCTCCATTCCCCGGTCCTCACCTCTGTCAGCTCAATCAGTCTCCATGGGATGTTATCACATTCCCCGACGATAATAATATTATTGACCAGCAGCCACTACTTGTTGCTCCTCCACCACCGGCTTCTTCTTCTTATCAG TTGGATGGATATGATTGCCGTGTTGTAAATGAAACCTTTTCTGATTCTCAACAGAG TGATTTCGAGAAAGACGAGGAGATGGTAGATGGAGATAATAATGTTACAACAATGTGCGTCAAGAATGACGGGAAGGGATGGCAATGCAGTAGAGAGGCAAAAAGAGGGCATAATTTATGTGAGCACCATTTTGCTCAAGGGAAGAAGCATTGCAGTAGCAACAACTCAGCTCAATATTCTACTACTGCTGCTGCTAACTCCGACACCGAAATAAAGCAAACTGTGGCGATGGTGGCCGAGCCAACTCCGAGTTCTCGCGGCCGCCCTCATCGTCCTAAGAAATCATCGTCTTccgaatattattattattctggtTTTGGTCCTTTATGGGGCAAGAAAAGAGGTCCATCTACTGggaagaataataataatacagcACCACCCGTAGCAGGAGCAGCTGCAATCTACTCTAGTCATGACAGTACTACTCAAGGGGGACAATCTTCGTCTCCTCAAATGGATGATGAAGGAGCTGAGCACGTTGAAGATGAGGATGATgatggtgaagaagttgaaaactgTAAGCTGATCAAAAGAGCCCGTAAGCCCATCAAAGCCAGGTCACTCAAATCTCTAATGTGA